The Temnothorax longispinosus isolate EJ_2023e chromosome 7, Tlon_JGU_v1, whole genome shotgun sequence genome contains a region encoding:
- the LOC139815797 gene encoding phosphoenolpyruvate carboxykinase [GTP], producing MPPKFHGISWTNLTRVSRQFDDKRSICVISTGNLLNLISIHAPKINRSTHLVAPSNFVIKKACRMPPAVDICHSQNPRFIVTHAAKNPSTKNGLDYIGKIPLLNACTVEISSKLRYYIEECASLCSPKDIYICNGTDVENMQMLKILRKSGTIESLPKYENCWLAKTNPADVARVEKCTFISTDLKSDAIPIPRKGIIGELGNWISPYDMEKAILERFPGCMKGRTMYVIPFSMGPVGSPLSKIGIEITDSAYVVCSMRIMTRMGEKVLEALGNDTFVKCLHSVGVPKHNSKVSITHSWPCDPERTIILHKPAKNEIVSYGSGYGGNSLLGKKCFALRIGSTIARKEGWLAEHMLILGVTNPKGKKRYIAAAFPSACGKTNLAMMQPTLPGYKIECVGDDIAWMRFDNKGNLRAINPENGFFGVAPGTSSATNPNAMRTIFKNTIFTNVASTSDGGVYWEGMEKEVADNIKVVDWRGNDWFKGSKIPAAHLNSRFCTPAKQCPIIDPSWEDPAGVPIDAILFGGRRPEGVPLVYQARNWQHGVFIGAAMRSEATAAAEHKGKVIMHDPFAMRPFFGYNFGHYLAHWLSMAHVKNAKLPAIFHVNWFRKDLDEKFLWPGFGENSRVLDWILRRIDGEDIAEDSAIGLLPKPGSINLENLKDDVNMTELFRLPKTFWQKEVKDLKEYFDAQVGNDLPEAIAMELIRLSDNINNL from the exons ATGCCGCCAAAATTCCACGGTATCAGCTGGACGAATTTGACGCGGGTTTCGCGGCAGTTTGACGACAAACGGAGCATTTGTGTCATCTCAACTGGCAATCTTCTCAACTTAATTTCGATTCATGCTCCGAAGATCAACCGTTCCACGCATTTAGTCGCACCGTCTAACTTCGTAATCAAAAAAGCCTGCAGGATGCCGCCCGCTGTCGATATCTGTCACTCTCA AAATCCGAGATTTATTGTGACTCATGCAGCAAAAAACCCATCAACTAAAAATGGACTTGATTATATCGGTAAAATACCGCTATTAAATGCATGTACGGTAGAGATCTCGTCCAAACTTCGCTACTATATTGAAGAATGCGCTTCACTGTGCAGTCCTAaagacatttatatatgtaatggtACTGATGTCGAGAACATGCAAATGCTAAAAATTCTCCGAAAAAGTGGAACTATCGAAAGCTTGCCCAAATACGAAAATTG TTGGTTGGCAAAGACTAACCCTGCAGATGTGGCACGTGTCGAGAAATGTACGTTTATCAGTACAGACTTGAAAAGTGATGCTATTCCTATACCGCGTAAAGGTATAATTGGAGAGCTTGGAAATTGGATCTCTCCTTATGATATGGAAAAAGCTATTTTAGAACGTTTTCCAGGTTGTATGAAAG GACGCACTATGTATGTGATCCCCTTCAGTATGGGACCTGTAGGTTCTCCACTTTCTAAAATTGGTATAGAAATTACCGATTCGGCTTATGTAGTTTGTTCGATGAGAATAATGACTAGAATGGGAGAAAAGGTACTTGAGGCTCTGGGAAATGATACTTTCGTTAAATGTTTACACTCGGTGGGTGTGCCGAAACATAATTCAAAAGTCAGTATAACTCACTCATGGCCATGCGATCCCGAAAGAACGATTATCCTTCACAAACCTGCCAAAAACGAGATTGTGTCTTATGGAAGTGGTTACGGCGGAAATTCTCTATTAGGAAAAAAGTGTTTTGCGCTTCGAATTGGTTCCACGATAGCCAGGAAAGAAGGATGGCTTGCTGAACATATGCTC ATATTGGGTGTCACAAATCCTAAAGGCAAAAAACGATATATCGCTGCCGCTTTTCCGAGCGCCTGCGGTAAAACGAATTTGGCTATGATGCAACCTACCTTACCAGGTTACAAGATTGAATGTGTAGGAGATGATATTGCATGGATGAGATTTGATAATAAAGGAAATTTACGTGCCATTAATCCGGAGAATGGATTTTTCGGAGTTGCTCCCGGTACGAGTTCGGCCACGAATCCTAATGCTATGAGAACTATCTTCAAAAATACCATCTTCACTAATGTAGCGTCTACTAGCGATGGAGGAGTATATTGGGAAGGGATGGAAAAAGAAGTTGCAGATAATATCAAG gtGGTAGATTGGAGAGGTAACGATTGGTTCAAAGGTTCTAAAATACCAGCTGCTCATCTAAATTCAAGATTCTGTACTCCAGCCAAACAATGTCCCATTATTGATCCTTCTTGGGAAGATCCAGCTGGGGTCCCGATCGATGCTATACTATTCGGAGGACGAAGACCCGAAGGTGTACCTTTGGTTTATCAAGCTCGAAACTGGCAACATGGTGTTTTTATCGGTGCTGCAATGAGATCTGAGGCTACAGCCGCCGCTGAACACAAG GGTAAGGTAATTATGCACGATCCGTTTGCCATGAGACCCTTCTTTGGTTATAATTTTGGACACTATCTCGCACACTGGTTAAGTATGGCACACGTGAAGAATGCCAAATTGCCAGCGATATTTCACGTAAATTGGTTTCGGAAAGATTTggacgaaaaatttttatggcCAGGATTTGGTGAAAATTCACGTGTTCTCGATTGGATTCTTCGAAGGATCGATGGCGAAGATATTGCCGAGGACTCAGCTATTGGCTTATTGCCGAAACCAGGATCTATCAATTTGGAAAATCTCAAAGATGACGTGAACATGACGGAATTATTTAGATTACCGAAAACGTTCTGGCAAAAGGAAGTCAAAGATTTGAAGGAATATTTTGACGCTCAAGTGGGAAATGATTTACCCGAAGCTATTGCAATGGAACTCATTCGACTCTCtgataacattaataatctttaa